The sequence below is a genomic window from Burkholderia contaminans.
GAGGAGACGCTTCCACGCGACCGCATCGTCGAAGATCGTCTGGCGTTCGTGGTCGTGGTTCGCGCGATACGCGATCGTGTAGAGCTGCTCAGGCGTGTGATCCGTGCGGAACGTGGCGTTGATGGTTTCATCGCCGTTGATGCTCGTCGCACGGAGCCGGCGTTGCCCGTCGATCACCACGAGCTTGCCGGGAAACTCCGGGAGCCGCGTAACCTTGATCGGCTCGATCTGCCCTTCCCGCTTCAGTGTCAGAGCGAGCTCGTGCAGACTCGACTCCGAGTAGAACACGCGCGGATTGAACGGGTTCGGAATGCAATCCTTGACGAGCACCTTCTGAGGCGCGCCAAGATCCGGCGTGCCGGCCGGCGAGGCCGCGGCCGGAGCGGTGGCGGGTGCCGTTTCGCCGACGACATTCGGTGCAGCCGCCGGTTCGGGCAGCCGCGTTTCGAGTGCCGCATTCTCCTGCGCGAGTCCGCGCAGCAGGCCGGCTGCGAGATGCAGGTTGCCGGTCGGCTTCTTGTCTTTCGATGTGTCCTTAGCCATGGGCGGCTCCGGTAGCGCGCGTCGACGCGATGTATTGGGCCATTTCCGTGACCAGCTTTTCGATTTCCGCGCGGGCTTCTTTCAGGCCCTTCAGATATCGATTGTGGTGATGGATCGTGGTGCCGAGCGCAAACGTCTGACGGTAGACCTCGCGCTGCGCGATCTGGCTGTCGAGCAGATGCTCCCCTATTTCTTCAGCCCTTAGAATTTTTAAAATTTCTTCACGCATTTTAGTTTTTCCATTAACACTATTCAGCATTAATGCGGAAGAAAGATTCGGGTTACGGACGGACCGCATCGACTCGATCATGCGGATCATCGCAACCGTGCTGTAGAGATCGGCTGGCGATGGCGACAGCGGCACGAGGCAGAAGTCGGCGACCTCGAGTACGGAGGCGATTCGCGGGTCTTCGAGGTTGCCGGGACAGTCGACAACGATCACGTCGAAGTTCGCGTCCTGTTTCTTGATCTCGGCGCCGATGCCGCGACCGGCAGGGGCCAGAGAAAGCACCGTCATCGGTAGCGTGTTCTCGCCGCTCGTCACCCATCGGACGGACGTGCCTTGAGGGTCGGCATCGATCAGGGCGACCTTGTTGCCGCCGGCTTCGAAAGCAGCGGCGATATTGACGGAGATGGTTGTCTTTCCAGTTCCACCTTTTTGATTGCTGACGGCGATCTTGAAAGCCATTAAATTCCTCCACGGTGTTTTGCGTAATATATGCAGTTATTATCAAAATGTCCAGAAAAGCCTTCGACGCGATGGAGGCCTTACGGATCGCCGTGGTTGTCACGTGACAAGTGGGCCGAATGGCTAACTAATCAGTCGCGGTTGACGGTCTAATAAAAATAAAAATAGCTACCACGATCAAAATGAACGTCCAAAGTTCGAGAGAAAATTCGACAGATTTCAATGTCGATGCCAGCGCTAGCGAATGAAGACAAATCGCTCGAGGTCGTAGTGCTCCCGACAGAGCTCGTCTCAGTCTTCGGCAGTCAATTTATGGCCATTACCGGGAAACTTGTTGTCACGTGACAAGTGGCGGGGATTCGCACCGGCTCAATCCAAGCCGGTGCCGAAAAATCTTTGAATTGATCGCTCTCATAGCTATGGGCGAGTCACTCGAGGCTCGAAATCGGATCTGGGTTTGGCATGACGCGTCTCGCTCGATGAGTTGTCACGTGACAATCGATCCGGAGTGAAAGGTAACGTCAGTGCCGAATCGTCCGTCAGAAGGCGTTGTGATGGGACTCCTAGGGTATGAACACATGGAGCGCCAAGGAGAAGATTCGCCTCGCTGTCTCGTCGCAACAGGCAGTTTCCTGGGCGAATTGGCTGGGGCGTTGTCACGTGACAACCGGAGTGCTGTATCGGGGGCTTGCTTTGCGTGGCGTTGAATTGGCCGCTTGTAGGACGGGGGCGCCTATGTCGACGAGCCTTAGACATCAATAGGCCTGCAGACACGGGGCTACGGCGCAGGCTATTCGCAACGACGTGCTTGAAGAACGATGCTGTTCAGCTTGCGGGACTGCGCTCACAAACGGGTATCATGAGCGCAATTGATATGACCCCATTTAATGGGGGTGTTCAGATCAACATTGCGCTTGGGTTGTACGGAAGGGGAGGGTACGGGCTTCGCCGCGTGTGCGCAGGAGTTACGACCAGTGCACTCGAGAGCTTCTGTGCACCGGTCAGGCGTTCGAGGCTCCGCTTTGCGACGAACTTGGGTGTTGAAGGCCCGACAACGGCTCAAACGGGCCGGATCGTGAAACATTTCCAAGAAATTCGGTGTTCGGGGAAATCCTTGTCTGGCAATGGGTTGCGCTATATTCTTCATGTTGTTTCACGCAAAATCGCCGAGATCGATCGTGTAAATAGGGGCGTATGGCTATTTTACGTTCCTCAAGCCAGAGGCGGCGTGAACATACCTGAAGTTGTATTAGGGGATACGTAATTTGTCGTATTTGAAACGATTTAAGTCGGCCTGACGCAGAGATACATCGAAGTGAGGCTAATCAGATACATCTCGACACGGCGCCCAGGCCCTTCCTGGTGCCTGCGCCGATCAATCTTCGAGAGTTGTCACGTGACAACGCGTAAAGCGGTAGTCGCAGCGTGACGCGAGACTCACGGCACTGCAGAGTTTGTGGCCGAGTGTCCAGAGGGTACTGAGACGACTTGGTTGCGGAGACGGCAAAATCCTCATCAGTTCATGAGGTCGGTATGAGACGTCTTGCCTCTGGCCGATGAATGCTTGCGAGTTCGGATACAGGTTCGACGCTGCGAGGTGCCCACGCCCCGCTCGATACATAATTTGAATTCGTGGTGGGCTGCCGAGCAATCAATCCGGAGTTAGCAACAAGCGCGCATCTTGCTGCGCTCGTCTGGCTCAAGCGGGTCGCCCCTTCACGTGTGAAGGGGCGACCCGAGCATTTCGCGGATACCACCAAGCAAGGTATCTCGCATCTCCAGTACCGTCCCGGTGATCAATACGTCGCCGCCACCGAAAGAACGACATCCGTTCCGCTTCGCAGGCTATCGATATCTCTCCTCGGAGAATTTCCGAACAACCGGCTGTATTCGCGATTGAACTGAGTCGGGCTCGCATATCCGACCCTGAACGAGGCCGATGTGGCGTCGAGCCGCTCGGACAGCATCAGTCGACGCGCCTCATTGAGCCGTATCCATTTCTGGTACTGCAGTGGACTCATGCCGGTGAGTTGGCGGAAGTGGTGGTGGAAGGTCGAACTGCTCATTTGTACCTGCGCCGCCAGGTCGTCGACCCGAAGCGACTCGTCGTAATGGGTCCGCAACCATTGGATCGCCCGCGATACGCGGTTGCCCTGACTGCCGGCGGACGCAATCTGACGCAGACGGGCACCCTGGTCGCTCGTCAGCAGCCGGTAATAGATTTCCCGCTCGACGTACGGTGCAAGAACTGCAATGGCATTCGGATCATCCAGCAACGCCAGCAACCGGTTCACTGCGTCGTACAGCGGTTCGTTCATATCGCCGACGACGAGGCCGCGGCCGGCCGGAGCTTCCTCGTGATCCGCTGCGACCTGCGCCATCAGTTCGGCCATGACGCGAAAATCAAGCTTGAGCCCGATTCCGAGAAACGGCCTTTCGCGGCTGGCCTCGATGACCTGCGTCGAACCGGGCAGGTCGAGGGACGTGATCAGAAAGCGGTTGGCATCGCAGAGATACACATCGCCGCTCTGAATGAGTCGCTTCGTGCCCTGGACGACGAGACCGAAGCTCGGCTCGACCATGCAGTCCATCGGCTGCGTTGTCGCCTCCCTTCGATGGAAGCTCAGGTTTGGAATGGCCGTGGTGAGGTGATCGACGCCTTCCGTCCATCTCGCGACACGCTCTGCGAGCGTCTGCCGCAGGTCGTTCTCTCGGCGATAGCACGTCGATCGGGAAATTGCCGGGTTGAACGCGGCGATGGTGGCGTCTTTGACGGGTTGGCCGGGTGCCGGATGCATGACTTCTCTACTCAGGAATCGGGTCTACAGACAGCCCGTCGACGTGCGGGTACGCCGGCAACGCGCCTGCCGGAGTCGCGGCATTGCCGCGCTCCGGGGAAAAATGGACAACGGTCGGAGGGTCTTACTTCGTGGCCTGCGACGCGCAAAGCGTCCAGCGGCGCGATTTCGCGGCAACGGACGTCACGCGCTCGTCGACCGTGCGCCACCACCGCTCGCCGCGATGCGGCTCGTCGAGTGCAAGGCGCTCGCCCATCCTGGGCGTCGACAGATCGACGCCGCGGACGATCGCCAGTGCCGTGACGCGCTCGAATGGTTCCTGCCAGCGATGCATCGCGAGATCGAACGTGCCGTTGTGGATCGGGATCAGCCAGCGTCCGCGCAAATCGATGTGCGCCTGCACGGTCTCTTCCGGCTGCATGTGCACGTACGGCCATTGCGCGTCGTATGCGCCTGTTTCGATCAGCGTGACATCGAACGGCCCGAGGCGCTCGCCGATCGTCCGGAAGCCGTCGAAGTAGCCGGTGTCGCCGCTGAAGAACACGCGCAAGTCGTCGTCGACGATGACCCAGGACGCCCACAGCGTGCTGTTGCCGTCGAACAAGCTGCGCCCGGAAAAGTGCTGGGCAGGTGTCGCGGTCAGCGTCAGGCCGGTCACGTCGACGCTTTGCCACCAGTCGAGCTGGCGGACTTTCTTCGCGTCGATGCCCCATTCGATCAGGCGGTCGCCGACACCCAGCGTTGTCACGAACACGTCGGTGGTTGCCGCGAGCGCGAGCACCGTGTCGCGGTCGAGATGATCGTAGTGATCGTGCGACAGGATCACGCCGCGCAGCGGCGGAAGATCTTCAAGCGAGATTGGGGGCGCATGAAAGCGCTTCGGGCCGACGCGCCGGAACGGCGATGCGCGCTCGGCAAACACGGGATCGGTCAGCCAGAATTCGCCGCGCAGCTTGAGCAGCAGCGTCGAATGACCAAGCCGGTACAGGCTGCGATCGGGGGCCGCGTCGAGTTCCGCGCGCGTCAGCGAATCGACGGGCAGTGCCCCCGCAGGCACGGTATTGCGCGGCTTGTTGAACAGCATGTTCCAGGCGATCCCGAGCGTCTTGCCGAGCCCCTCGACCGGACGAGGCGCGACATTGCTGAAGCGCTCGCCATTGTGCTGCGGCGAGCCGCCGGACAGCGTGCGGCCGCGCCGGGCAGCCGCAAAACCCAGTATGCGATGAATCAAAACGAGAGGCGATGCCATATCGGTTCGTCCGGAAAATAAAGTACACTAAACAGTGTAGTTTATTTTTGGGATAAGTAAACTGCCCGGTGTAAAATTTCTCCATGGATACCAGTACTCCCCCTCAGCGCCTGACCGATCGAAAGCGCGCGGCCATCGTCGATGCGGCCATCGAGGAATTTCTCGCGTCGGGTTACGACGCGACCAGCATGGACCGCATCGCGGCGCGTGCGGACGTGTCGAAGCGCACGGTCTACAACCACTTCCCGGGCAAGGAAGCGTTGTTCGCCGCAATCCTCCAAAAATTGTGGGATGCGACCCGGACAGGCAGTTCGCCAACCTATCGTGCCGATGTGCCGCTACGGGAGCAGTTGCTCGCATTGCTGGATCGCAAAATGCGCCTGCTCGGCGACGAGGCATTTCTGTCGCTCGCACGTGTCGCGATCGGTGCGGCCATCCATTCGCCGGAACGCGCGCGTGACATGGTCGAGCGTCTCGGCGAGCGCGAGGAAGACATGACGGTCTGGGTGCGGACGGCCGCGGCGGCTGGACGCCTGTCCGTCACCGATCCGGTGTTTGCCGCGAATCAGTTGCATGGTGTCGTGAAGGCATTCGCGTTCTGGCCGCAGATAACGATGGGCCAGCCGCCGCTCCCGGAGCCGGCGCAACAAAAAGTCGCTGAATCCGCTGCCGACATGTTTCTCGCGTACTACGCGCAACCGGAACACACCGACGCACCGCGCGACGTAACGGACTGATCGTGTATACGGTCGAACTTGCGTGAATCGAGCCTGGCGCAACGTGCACGCTCCGTACGTATCTCGCAACGTCGCGCCGGCAAACCGGCAGATCCGCGGGAGCGAATGCGGATTGCCGCATCGGATCTCCGGCCATTCGGCGGAAATCGGCGATGCCGTCGGCACACCTGAAACCGAACGTGAGTAACGACGAATGAAGACGCTGTTGATCGTCTATCACACGATGACCGGAGGCACGCAACAGATGGCCGAAGCGGCCGCCGGCGCTGCGCGCGAGCAAACCGGCGTCGACGTGAGGCTGCAGCGCGCCGATGCGACGAGCCCGGCCGACGTGCTGGCCGCCGACGCGTATCTGTTCGCCACGCCGGAGAATCTCGCGGCAATGTCCGGGCTGATGAAGGATTTCTTCGACCGCTGCTACTACGCGGCGCTCGATCGCGTGAACGGCCGCCCGTATGCGGTGATGATCTGCGCGGGAAGCGATGGGCAGAACGCGCTGCGCCAGATCGACCGGATCGCGACCGGGTGGCGGTTGAAGAACGTGGCGCCGGGCCTGATCGTCTGTACGCACGCGCAGACGCCGGAACGCATCCTCGCGGCGAAGACGATCGACGGCGACGATCTCGCGCGCTGCGCCGAATTGGGCGCCGGTCTCGCAGCGGGACTCGCACTGGGCGTTTTTTGATCGCCGGCGCTGCGGCTGCGATGACCGGTCGACGCACGTTTGTGCACGCGACGTGCGCTCTTGAGCAGCACCGATCGCGCGGTGCGCGGGGCTGGCCGAATGCTCGTCCCTCAGCCGCCTTTTGTTGTCTCGGAAGGCCGGTGATATTCGGGCCAAAGACGTTTCACGAGATCGCGCGATGCGCCATAGGCATGGCAGCTGTCGATCTTGAGCGGTTTCCCGTCGCTGTCGCGTGCCTCGAGCGACGACTTTCGCATGCCGACCATCGTTTGATAGGCCGTGGTGGCGATCGGGCCGAGCAACTCCTTCAGGTGCGTGCACGTATCGCAGGACGGCAGGCGCTTGCGAATCTCGCTGTTCCAGCCCGCGCCGATGCTCAGTCCGACGAGCGCCTGCAGCGAGTCGCCGCCGCCCGGACACTGCGCATACGGATGCGACCGGAGGAAAGTGGACACGGCGCGGACGACCATGTCGGCGTCGAAGACCAGCGTCACGCCGAGGTCGTGGATCGGCGACAGCGCAGCGACCGTCCGCGTGCCGCCCGGCGGCGTGAAATCAAAGGTTTTGCGATCCGAGAGGCAGGCCGTTACTTCGAACAGGCCGTCGCTGCGCCGATAGCCGCGCATGTCGATCT
It includes:
- a CDS encoding ParB/RepB/Spo0J family partition protein produces the protein MAKDTSKDKKPTGNLHLAAGLLRGLAQENAALETRLPEPAAAPNVVGETAPATAPAAASPAGTPDLGAPQKVLVKDCIPNPFNPRVFYSESSLHELALTLKREGQIEPIKVTRLPEFPGKLVVIDGQRRLRATSINGDETINATFRTDHTPEQLYTIAYRANHDHERQTIFDDAVAWKRLLDEKVFSDQNTLAEKIGKDKASISKTLSLNALPNTLLERMASANDVVGLQAAYFLKLIFERLGEPTADRLLTAVIDRKKSVRDLENFLRAQSDGSKKAGRTRYSVRHDFALESRAIGQLKTYPDGRLDLQLKGVDASHQEALADKLKTVIDAYVAELATATQQ
- a CDS encoding ParA family protein; its protein translation is MAFKIAVSNQKGGTGKTTISVNIAAAFEAGGNKVALIDADPQGTSVRWVTSGENTLPMTVLSLAPAGRGIGAEIKKQDANFDVIVVDCPGNLEDPRIASVLEVADFCLVPLSPSPADLYSTVAMIRMIESMRSVRNPNLSSALMLNSVNGKTKMREEILKILRAEEIGEHLLDSQIAQREVYRQTFALGTTIHHHNRYLKGLKEARAEIEKLVTEMAQYIASTRATGAAHG
- a CDS encoding AraC family transcriptional regulator, producing MHPAPGQPVKDATIAAFNPAISRSTCYRRENDLRQTLAERVARWTEGVDHLTTAIPNLSFHRREATTQPMDCMVEPSFGLVVQGTKRLIQSGDVYLCDANRFLITSLDLPGSTQVIEASRERPFLGIGLKLDFRVMAELMAQVAADHEEAPAGRGLVVGDMNEPLYDAVNRLLALLDDPNAIAVLAPYVEREIYYRLLTSDQGARLRQIASAGSQGNRVSRAIQWLRTHYDESLRVDDLAAQVQMSSSTFHHHFRQLTGMSPLQYQKWIRLNEARRLMLSERLDATSASFRVGYASPTQFNREYSRLFGNSPRRDIDSLRSGTDVVLSVAATY
- a CDS encoding MBL fold metallo-hydrolase — protein: MASPLVLIHRILGFAAARRGRTLSGGSPQHNGERFSNVAPRPVEGLGKTLGIAWNMLFNKPRNTVPAGALPVDSLTRAELDAAPDRSLYRLGHSTLLLKLRGEFWLTDPVFAERASPFRRVGPKRFHAPPISLEDLPPLRGVILSHDHYDHLDRDTVLALAATTDVFVTTLGVGDRLIEWGIDAKKVRQLDWWQSVDVTGLTLTATPAQHFSGRSLFDGNSTLWASWVIVDDDLRVFFSGDTGYFDGFRTIGERLGPFDVTLIETGAYDAQWPYVHMQPEETVQAHIDLRGRWLIPIHNGTFDLAMHRWQEPFERVTALAIVRGVDLSTPRMGERLALDEPHRGERWWRTVDERVTSVAAKSRRWTLCASQATK
- a CDS encoding TetR/AcrR family transcriptional regulator, which produces MDTSTPPQRLTDRKRAAIVDAAIEEFLASGYDATSMDRIAARADVSKRTVYNHFPGKEALFAAILQKLWDATRTGSSPTYRADVPLREQLLALLDRKMRLLGDEAFLSLARVAIGAAIHSPERARDMVERLGEREEDMTVWVRTAAAAGRLSVTDPVFAANQLHGVVKAFAFWPQITMGQPPLPEPAQQKVAESAADMFLAYYAQPEHTDAPRDVTD
- a CDS encoding flavodoxin family protein — translated: MKTLLIVYHTMTGGTQQMAEAAAGAAREQTGVDVRLQRADATSPADVLAADAYLFATPENLAAMSGLMKDFFDRCYYAALDRVNGRPYAVMICAGSDGQNALRQIDRIATGWRLKNVAPGLIVCTHAQTPERILAAKTIDGDDLARCAELGAGLAAGLALGVF
- a CDS encoding DUF2889 domain-containing protein produces the protein MVPPHDIPHDGVTREEIHHRQIDMRGYRRSDGLFEVTACLSDRKTFDFTPPGGTRTVAALSPIHDLGVTLVFDADMVVRAVSTFLRSHPYAQCPGGGDSLQALVGLSIGAGWNSEIRKRLPSCDTCTHLKELLGPIATTAYQTMVGMRKSSLEARDSDGKPLKIDSCHAYGASRDLVKRLWPEYHRPSETTKGG